DNA sequence from the Gallaecimonas pentaromativorans genome:
TGATGTTATAACGTTTAAGGTTGTGGCCACCTTTTTGCCAGCCAAACAGACCTGACCATGACCCATGCCCTGCCCGATGTCTCCCTTAGCGAATCGCCACTAAACGCCAGTGCCCTGGAATGGGTAGGGATGGAAGGCATCGATTTACCCATTACCCTGGCCGAGCCGGGCTACCGGCGCCAGCTCCATGCCAAGGTCGACATGCAGGTGGACCTGCCGGAGCCCGGCATCAAGGGTATTCACATGTCCCGGCTGTACCGGTTGCTCGAACCCTTGGCCAATGGCCGAGCACTGCTACCTGGGCGCCTTCGCCAACTGCTGCGCGCCATGGTGGCCAGCCATGGCGATTGCCACAGCAGCCATGCCCGGTTGCGGCTGCACTTCTCGCTGCTGGTGCGCCGTGCCGCGCTGAAAAGTGACGGGCTATCAGGGTGGAAGGCTTACCCGATGGTGATTGACGCCAGCCTGGTTGGCGGCCAAGTGGCCCTTACTAGCCAGGTAACGGTGGCCTATTCCTCAACCTGCCCCTGCTCGGCGGCGCTGACTCGCCAACTGCAGGAGCAGGGCTTTTTAGCGGCCTTTGCTGGCCAAGGGTTGCTGGCACCAGAAACGGTTGCTGCCTGGCTGCGTCAGCACGGCACCCTCGCTACCCCCCACAGCCAGCGAAGCCTCGCCGAGGTCTCGGTTAGCCATAGCAGCGGTGCTGGCCACTTTGGGCTGCTGGGGCTTATCGACACCATCGAGCAGGCTCTGGCTACGCCGGTGCAAACCGCCGTCAAGCGGGCCGACGAACAAGCCTTTGCTGCCCTTAATGGCCAGAACCTAATGTTTGTGGAAGACGCCGCCCGCCGTTTGCAAGGGGCGTTGGCGCATTACCCGGAGGCCAAAATCAAGGTGCGCCATATGGAGAGCCTGCATCCTCATGACGCGATAGCCATGGCCGGCTGAGGCCGGTGTCAAATGGCGCCATAGACGTTATGCTAGGCGGCAAACCAAGGAGGACCCGATGTCTATCGTGCTTTATGAGCTGGCCGGCGCCAATCCGCAGCGCCGTTTCAGCCCTTACTGCTGGCGTATTCACCTGGCGCTGTGGCTTAAAGGAGTGAGCTTTGATGCCCGCGCCTGGCGTTATAACGACAAACCGCTGATCGCCGCCTCCGGCCAAGGCAAGGTGCCGGTGTTGTTTGCTGGTGAGCAAGTGCTGTGGGAGTCCTGGGATATTGCCTGTTACTTGGAGGCGCACTACCCTGAGGGGCCGTCGTTGTTCCCGGAAGGGCAGGCCCAGGCTAAAGCCTTTATGGAACGCTGCGACAAGGTGTTCAATGTCGCCATTCGCTGGTTTTTGCTGCCGGCCATCTACCCGCTGCTGACCCCGGGCGACCAGCGCTATTTTCGCGCCACCCGCGAGGCGCAGATCGGCATGGCTCTGGAAGCTTGCTCGCAAAAGGCCGACCAGGCTGCTTTTTACGCAGTGCTGGCACAGTTTGCCGAGGAGCTCGGGGATAAACCGTTTTTTGCCGGCAACGAACCCGGTTACAGCGATTTGAGCCTGCTGGGCTCGATGCTGTGGGGCGCCGCCACCTGGCCTGTTGATTTCCTGGCTGATGAGCCGCGTCTTAACAGCTGGCGCGCCCGGCTGGCGGCCCGCTTCCCTGGCCTTGGCGACTATTGCTTCTGTTATCCGCTGTAAGGAGCCTTGATGCCGGAATTACCGGAAGTTGAAACCACCCGCCGTGGTGTATCCCCCTTTTTATTAGGCCAGCAGATCGCTCGCATCGAAGTGCGCCAGCGTGGCCTGCGCTGGCCGGTGCCGGAGGCGCTGGCGCTGCTGGAAGGCCAGGTCATTGAGAAAGTCAGCCGCCGCGCCAAGTATCTGGTGATCGAAACCGCCATGGGCAGCGCCCTGGTGCACCTGGGCATGAGCGGGGCGCTGCGTATCCTCACCGAAGTTCAGGCACCCGGTAAGCACGACCACGTGGATTTGGTGCTGGCCGGTGGCCAGGTGATGCGCTTCACCGATCCGCGCCGCTTTGGCGCCTGGCTCTATGTGCCCCCCGGCGAGCAGCATCAACTGCTTGGCAAGCTGGGGCCGGAGCCGCTTACCGAGGCCTTTGACGGCCAGCGCCTCTTTGAGCTCAGCCGCAAGCGGCAGATCCCGGTCAAAACCTTCATCATGGATAACGCCGTGGTGGTGGGGGTGGGCAATATCTACGCCAACGAAGCACTGTTTATGGCCGGTATCGATCCGCGCCGCCCGGCCGGTAATGTCAGCCAGGAGCGCTACCTGAAGCTCGCCGAAGCTATCAAGGCGGTGCTGGCCCGGGCCATCGAGCAGGGCGGCACCACCTTGAAGGATTTTACCGCCGCCGACGGCAAGCCCGGCTACTTTGCCCAAGAGCTCAAGGTCTATGGCCGCAAGGGATTGCCTTGCCCGGCCTGCGGCGCAGAACTTCGGGAAGTGCGCATTGGCGGGCGCAGCACGGTATACTGCGCCCTTTGTCAGCGCTGAATTGTGGAGTGATGGTGCTATGGCGCGGTATTTGATTGCAGGGGCAGGCCTTGCCGGGGCGGTACTGGCCCGGGAACTGGCCGAAGGCGGCGCCGAAGTGGTGGTGAGGGACGAGCGCCCCCATGTGGCCGGTAACTGCCACACCGAGCGTGACGCTGAAACCGGGGTCATGGTGCACCGCTACGGGCCCCACATCTTCAACACCAACAGCGATGAAGCCTGGCAATACGTTAACCGTTTCACGCCGTTTCGGCCCTTTATCAACAGGGTTAAGGCGGTCACCCACAAAGGGGTGTTCAGTCTGCCGGTGAACCTGCATACCATTAACCAGTTCTTTGGCGAGGCGTTCAGCCCGGCCGAGGCCCGCACTTTTGTCGAAGGCCTGGGGGATGACATTGCCGAACCGGCCAACTTCGAAGAACAGGGCCGCAAGCTGCTGGGCTCGGCGCTGTATGAAACCTTCTTTGACGGTTACACCCGCAAGCAGTGGGGCTGCGAGCCCAGCGAGTTGCCAGCCTCGGTGCTAAAACGCCTGCCGGTGCGCTTCAACTACGACGACAACTACTACAACGCCCGCTACCAGGGTATCCCCGAAGCAGGCTATACCGCCATGGTGGAGGCTATTTTGGACCACCCCGGCATTAAGGTGGAGCTGGGCCAGGCGGTGGCGCCGGGTGACGGCGCGGGCTTTGACCACCTGTTCTGGAGCGGCCCGCTGGACCAGTACTTCGGTTGCCAACTGGGCAAGCTAGGGTATCGCACCGTCTACTGGACCGAACAGCGCTTCGATGGCGACGCCTTGGGCAACGCCGTGCTCAACTACCCGGACATGAGCGTGCCCTTTACCCGCAAGCACGAGCACAAGCACTTCACCCCCTGGGAGCAGCACCACAAGACCATCGTCTTTACCGAGTTCAGCAAGGCCACCGAGGATGGCGACATCCCCTATTACCCGGTCAGCCGCCCGGCCGACAAAGCCCTGTTCGGGCAATATGCGGCGCTGGCCAAGCAAACCGCCGGGGTGTCCTTTATCGGCCGGCTGGGATCGTATCGCTACCTCAATATGGATTTGGTGATCCTCGAAACCCTGGCCTTTGCCCGGGCCTTCAAGGCCGACCCCGGGCTGACTTTCCCCCCCGCCGTTGAGGAGATGCTGGCGCAATGAACAACCTGGTGATCTGTTGTGTCGGGGACGGCTCCTTGCATCCCCAGTGGCTAGAAGGCCAAAAGGACTTTGACTTGTTCCTGATTTACTTTGGTGACCAGTCGGGTCTCTACCGGGAGCAATGCCAGCATTATGCCGAGGCGAAGGGCAGCAAGTGGCAGCTGCTGAGCAGCCAGATAGCGGCCAATTGGGATTGGATCAAAGAGTATGACGCCATCTGGTTGCCCGATGACGACATCAAAACCGATGCCGCCAACATCAACCGCATCTTTGCGCTGTTCCACCAGTATCAGCTGAAGCTGGCTCAGCCGGCACTGACCCCGGACAGCTACATCAGCCTCAAGATCACCCGCCAGCGCAACTGGGCCCAGCTTCGCTTTACCAATTACGTTGAAGTGATGGTGCCGGTGATGACCAGCGACACCCTGGAGATGTTGCTGCCCACCTTTACCCTCAACAAAACCGGTTGGGGCGTGGACTACTACTGGAACAAGCTGGTGCGTGAGCGCGGCTGGGGGCCACTTGGCATCATCGATGCGGCGGCGGTCACCCACACCCGGCCAGTCAATCCCGAAGGCGGCTACTACCAGGCCATGGGTATCAGCCCGGGCCAGGAGCGGGACGAGATCATGCGCCGCTATAAGCTCAGTAAGAAAAAGCGCCATTACGGCGCTGTGATGGAGCTGGCGGGTAGGGCAGTCAAACTGCGTTGGCTGCCCTATATCTTCTGATCAGAACCGCTTTTGGATAGACAGGGTGGCGCTTTGGATGTCGAAGTAGACATCCTGCCGCCCTGCCGGATCGCTAGGCTCTTTGTCGCGGGCCAGCTTGTCGGCCTTGCGAAAATCCAGCCCTATCGACCAGCCTTGGTAGGGCAGTTTGTAGCTGACACCGGCGCCGTAGTAGTAACCGTAGGCCGGGCGGGTGTCAGACAAGCGGGCGCCCCCCAAAAAGCCGTGCACCTCGAAGCTGTCACCCAGCGGATAGTGGTAATCCAGGGCTCTTAGCCCCAAAAGGTTGCGGCCGTTGCTGCGGTCCCAATCCAGTGCTACGCCAAAAAGGCCATTACCGGCCGGGCGATAGACGCCGGCCATCAGGTGCGGGGTAACTTCGCTGCTGCGGTTAAAAGGCTCCATGGTGGGCGTACCCAAATCCACCTTCTCGCGGCTGAAACTGGCCCCCACTTCGGTCATTACCGTGGTGGCGGAGGCCTCAAAGGTCATCAGGCCGGCCAGGGCCACAAATGCGATTTTCTTCATTGTCGATTCCTTACCAACGGATATAGCCGCTCAGCATGGCGGAGCTGTCGCCAAAGACGTCGCGTTGTACTGTCACTTCACCACCCACCATGTAGCGGCGCCAAACCGTTGAAT
Encoded proteins:
- the folE2 gene encoding GTP cyclohydrolase FolE2, coding for MTHALPDVSLSESPLNASALEWVGMEGIDLPITLAEPGYRRQLHAKVDMQVDLPEPGIKGIHMSRLYRLLEPLANGRALLPGRLRQLLRAMVASHGDCHSSHARLRLHFSLLVRRAALKSDGLSGWKAYPMVIDASLVGGQVALTSQVTVAYSSTCPCSAALTRQLQEQGFLAAFAGQGLLAPETVAAWLRQHGTLATPHSQRSLAEVSVSHSSGAGHFGLLGLIDTIEQALATPVQTAVKRADEQAFAALNGQNLMFVEDAARRLQGALAHYPEAKIKVRHMESLHPHDAIAMAG
- a CDS encoding glutathione S-transferase family protein — its product is MSIVLYELAGANPQRRFSPYCWRIHLALWLKGVSFDARAWRYNDKPLIAASGQGKVPVLFAGEQVLWESWDIACYLEAHYPEGPSLFPEGQAQAKAFMERCDKVFNVAIRWFLLPAIYPLLTPGDQRYFRATREAQIGMALEACSQKADQAAFYAVLAQFAEELGDKPFFAGNEPGYSDLSLLGSMLWGAATWPVDFLADEPRLNSWRARLAARFPGLGDYCFCYPL
- the mutM gene encoding bifunctional DNA-formamidopyrimidine glycosylase/DNA-(apurinic or apyrimidinic site) lyase; translation: MPELPEVETTRRGVSPFLLGQQIARIEVRQRGLRWPVPEALALLEGQVIEKVSRRAKYLVIETAMGSALVHLGMSGALRILTEVQAPGKHDHVDLVLAGGQVMRFTDPRRFGAWLYVPPGEQHQLLGKLGPEPLTEAFDGQRLFELSRKRQIPVKTFIMDNAVVVGVGNIYANEALFMAGIDPRRPAGNVSQERYLKLAEAIKAVLARAIEQGGTTLKDFTAADGKPGYFAQELKVYGRKGLPCPACGAELREVRIGGRSTVYCALCQR
- a CDS encoding UDP-galactopyranose/dTDP-fucopyranose mutase family protein — translated: MARYLIAGAGLAGAVLARELAEGGAEVVVRDERPHVAGNCHTERDAETGVMVHRYGPHIFNTNSDEAWQYVNRFTPFRPFINRVKAVTHKGVFSLPVNLHTINQFFGEAFSPAEARTFVEGLGDDIAEPANFEEQGRKLLGSALYETFFDGYTRKQWGCEPSELPASVLKRLPVRFNYDDNYYNARYQGIPEAGYTAMVEAILDHPGIKVELGQAVAPGDGAGFDHLFWSGPLDQYFGCQLGKLGYRTVYWTEQRFDGDALGNAVLNYPDMSVPFTRKHEHKHFTPWEQHHKTIVFTEFSKATEDGDIPYYPVSRPADKALFGQYAALAKQTAGVSFIGRLGSYRYLNMDLVILETLAFARAFKADPGLTFPPAVEEMLAQ
- a CDS encoding DUF707 domain-containing protein, with protein sequence MNNLVICCVGDGSLHPQWLEGQKDFDLFLIYFGDQSGLYREQCQHYAEAKGSKWQLLSSQIAANWDWIKEYDAIWLPDDDIKTDAANINRIFALFHQYQLKLAQPALTPDSYISLKITRQRNWAQLRFTNYVEVMVPVMTSDTLEMLLPTFTLNKTGWGVDYYWNKLVRERGWGPLGIIDAAAVTHTRPVNPEGGYYQAMGISPGQERDEIMRRYKLSKKKRHYGAVMELAGRAVKLRWLPYIF